Proteins encoded by one window of Dryocola sp. LX212:
- the yrfG gene encoding GMP/IMP nucleotidase, translating into MHIDIAWQDVDTVLLDMDGTLLDLAFDNHFWQKLVPETLSLDRGIPLDEAHQLIRQEYHAVQHTLNWYCLDYWSERLGLDIFAMTTAQGPNAILREDTAPFLAALKACGKRRILLTNAHPHNLAVKLEHTGLAQHLDLLLSTHTFGYPKEDQRLWQAVAAHTGLEGARTVFIDDSEPILDAAAQFGIRYCLGVTNPDSGVADKTWQRHPALNDYRRLIPLLSVKE; encoded by the coding sequence ATGCATATTGATATTGCCTGGCAGGACGTTGACACCGTTCTGCTCGATATGGACGGCACGCTGCTGGATCTCGCCTTTGATAACCATTTCTGGCAGAAGCTGGTCCCGGAAACCCTCAGTCTCGATCGCGGCATTCCTCTGGATGAAGCCCACCAGCTTATACGCCAGGAATATCACGCCGTGCAGCATACGCTAAACTGGTACTGTCTGGACTACTGGAGCGAGCGGCTGGGGCTGGATATCTTTGCCATGACCACCGCACAGGGGCCAAACGCGATACTGCGTGAAGATACTGCGCCATTTCTGGCGGCGCTGAAAGCGTGCGGGAAAAGGCGAATTCTGCTGACCAATGCGCATCCGCACAACCTGGCCGTGAAGCTTGAACACACTGGTTTAGCCCAGCACCTTGATTTATTGCTTTCCACCCACACATTTGGTTATCCGAAAGAGGATCAGCGTTTGTGGCAGGCCGTCGCCGCGCATACCGGGCTTGAAGGGGCGCGCACCGTCTTTATTGACGACAGCGAGCCGATTCTGGACGCCGCGGCGCAATTTGGTATTCGTTACTGCCTGGGCGTCACTAACCCTGACTCCGGCGTGGCAGACAAAACCTGGCAGCGCCATCCCGCGCTGAACGACTACCGCCGCCTGATCCCTTTGCTTTCCGTAAAGGAGTAG
- a CDS encoding intracellular growth attenuator family protein: MSTLLLFLAAMLACVIIAGWLVWRSLRLRSRPANVQSFTGATARKLTAEERTAVEAYIETLTRTQDIVGPTGASTAPVRLVLNAQSSTVLSLTRSITRYGLSTDDANKWRYYLDSVEVHLPPFWEQYITNDNNVELIRTETVPLVISLNGHTLGEERIDNRGFALERATNSQASIRGEESEQIELLNIRQETAEEAALSRPDGLREAILLCVAFVMLYLCLVSPIVVLPWLLGGAIMLLAASLWGLFAPPAKNTLREIHCLRGTPKRWGLFGESNQEQINNISLGIIDLIYPPHWQPYVAQDLGQKTDIDIYLDRNVVRQGRFLSLHDEVKNFPIQHWMRNLVIATGALAVLLMLLIWVPLEMPLKLSISWLKGAQTIEATTVADLQKTQLRVGDTLRVSGTGMCNIHLPGAYPTKQNNPFTPFDCSQIVWNTARPLPLPESDVMDKATALTQAVSSQLHPQTEADSKVNPQLRTAIQKSGMVLLDDFASIVLKTQALCTADDECVRLKNALINLGNTKDWESLLKRADAGKLDGVNVLLRPVSAESLDNLVTTSTAPFFIRETARAAQKLNSPAPGGFIIVSDEGSDLVDQPLPPVSLYDFPAQEQWEEFQRLADMLLRTPFSAEGIITGLSTDANGTQHVTLHRIPDSSSLWRYIATTLLLLSMLVLALFNGVLAWRRYHRSRNRLAQIQQYYESCMNPSLTAIPAVRPLF; encoded by the coding sequence ATGAGCACCTTACTCCTTTTTTTAGCTGCTATGCTGGCCTGTGTAATCATTGCCGGATGGTTGGTCTGGCGCAGCCTGCGGCTGCGTTCCCGGCCTGCAAACGTACAATCCTTTACCGGTGCTACCGCCCGTAAACTCACCGCTGAAGAGCGCACTGCCGTTGAAGCTTATATCGAGACGCTGACCCGAACCCAGGACATCGTCGGGCCAACCGGTGCCAGTACGGCGCCCGTGAGGCTGGTGCTCAACGCGCAAAGTAGTACCGTCCTCTCGCTTACTCGCTCCATTACCCGCTACGGACTGTCGACGGATGACGCCAACAAATGGCGCTACTACCTCGATTCCGTGGAGGTCCACCTGCCGCCGTTCTGGGAGCAGTACATCACCAACGATAATAACGTTGAGCTGATCCGTACCGAGACCGTGCCGCTGGTTATCTCGCTGAATGGTCATACTCTGGGGGAAGAGAGGATTGATAACCGCGGCTTCGCGCTGGAACGGGCGACTAACAGCCAGGCCTCGATTCGCGGCGAAGAGAGCGAGCAAATCGAACTGCTGAATATCCGCCAGGAAACGGCAGAGGAAGCAGCCCTCAGCCGCCCGGACGGACTGCGCGAGGCGATTCTGTTATGCGTCGCGTTTGTCATGCTCTATCTGTGCCTGGTCAGCCCGATTGTCGTGCTGCCCTGGCTGCTGGGCGGCGCGATTATGCTGCTGGCCGCAAGCCTCTGGGGGCTGTTTGCCCCTCCGGCTAAAAATACGCTGCGTGAGATCCACTGTCTGCGCGGCACGCCCAAGCGCTGGGGTCTGTTTGGCGAATCCAACCAGGAGCAGATTAACAATATCTCGCTGGGCATTATTGACCTGATTTATCCGCCGCACTGGCAGCCCTACGTCGCACAGGATCTCGGGCAGAAGACCGATATTGATATCTATCTCGACCGTAACGTGGTGCGCCAGGGGCGCTTCCTCTCGCTGCACGATGAGGTTAAAAACTTCCCCATTCAGCACTGGATGCGCAATCTGGTTATCGCCACCGGCGCGCTGGCGGTGCTGCTGATGCTGCTGATTTGGGTGCCGCTGGAAATGCCGCTGAAATTAAGCATCTCCTGGCTTAAGGGCGCGCAAACAATCGAGGCGACGACCGTTGCGGATCTGCAGAAAACTCAGCTGCGAGTTGGCGACACCCTGCGCGTCTCCGGCACCGGCATGTGTAATATTCATCTGCCCGGCGCCTATCCGACAAAACAGAACAACCCGTTTACGCCTTTCGACTGCTCACAAATTGTCTGGAACACGGCCCGGCCGCTGCCGCTGCCGGAGTCTGACGTCATGGATAAAGCCACGGCGTTAACCCAGGCGGTCAGCAGCCAGCTCCATCCGCAAACGGAAGCAGACTCGAAGGTTAACCCGCAGCTAAGAACGGCCATTCAGAAATCGGGTATGGTGCTGCTGGATGATTTCGCCAGCATCGTACTGAAGACCCAGGCGCTCTGTACAGCGGACGATGAATGCGTTCGCCTGAAGAACGCACTGATCAATCTGGGCAATACCAAAGACTGGGAATCGCTGCTCAAAAGGGCCGATGCCGGCAAGCTGGACGGCGTGAACGTGCTGCTACGACCGGTGAGCGCCGAGTCCCTTGATAACCTCGTCACCACCTCCACCGCGCCGTTCTTTATCCGCGAAACGGCCCGCGCCGCACAGAAGCTCAACAGCCCGGCTCCCGGCGGTTTTATTATCGTCAGCGACGAAGGCAGCGATCTTGTCGATCAACCTCTGCCGCCGGTTTCGCTGTATGACTTCCCGGCCCAGGAGCAGTGGGAAGAGTTTCAGCGCCTGGCCGATATGCTACTGCGTACGCCGTTCAGCGCCGAGGGGATTATTACCGGCCTGAGCACCGATGCTAACGGCACCCAGCACGTGACGCTGCACCGCATTCCTGACAGCAGTAGCCTGTGGCGCTATATCGCAACTACCCTGCTGCTGTTGAGCATGCTGGTTCTGGCACTGTTCAACGGCGTGCTCGCCTGGCGTCGCTACCACCGTAGCCGCAACCGTCTGGCACAAATTCAGCAGTACTATGAAAGCTGTATGAACCCTTCGCTCACGGCTATCCCGGCGGTACGCCCACTGTTCTGA
- the nudE gene encoding ADP compounds hydrolase NudE: MSKSLQKPTILHVETVARSRLFNVETVDLEFSNGVRRVYERMRPSSREAVMIIPVVDDHVILIREYAVGTESYELGFSKGLIDPGETVFEAANRELKEEVGFGANELTFLKKLTMAPSYFSSRMNIVVAEDLYPESLEGDEPEELPQVRWPLAKLLDLLDEEDFSEARNVSALFLLREWLKEQGRL; this comes from the coding sequence ATGAGCAAATCCTTACAGAAGCCGACCATTTTACATGTTGAGACCGTGGCGCGTTCACGCCTGTTTAATGTCGAGACCGTGGACCTGGAGTTCAGCAATGGCGTACGCCGCGTTTACGAACGCATGCGGCCTTCTTCGCGCGAAGCGGTAATGATTATCCCGGTGGTCGACGATCATGTCATTCTGATTCGTGAATATGCGGTTGGGACGGAATCATACGAGCTCGGTTTTTCTAAGGGGCTTATTGACCCGGGTGAAACCGTTTTTGAAGCTGCGAACCGCGAGCTGAAGGAAGAGGTTGGCTTTGGAGCCAACGAGCTAACGTTCCTGAAAAAACTCACCATGGCGCCTTCTTATTTCTCCAGCAGGATGAATATCGTGGTCGCCGAAGACCTCTACCCTGAGTCACTGGAAGGGGATGAGCCGGAAGAGCTGCCGCAGGTGCGCTGGCCGCTGGCAAAACTGCTCGACCTGCTGGATGAAGAAGACTTCAGCGAGGCGCGAAACGTCAGCGCGCTGTTCCTGCTGCGCGAATGGCTGAAAGAGCAGGGCCGCCTGTAG
- a CDS encoding DUF3274 domain-containing protein codes for MSESSDTQNANPFDQSPEPQDPQSFGAHNNRYLAQQCIGVPVNAGKPMYTTNCPVHRPMPGIVILVHGVNDVGEAYQNQERGIIEGLKKRLGRDDLWPHEWEEKTYEIRNAEGVMEDCTDTQKKQMVCTSTAVRSPVIPFYWGYRPVDKEIWEEDQRTYREAMRNSGNSPQTPLPYDAYRENDPAILKRFGGKHAMDYFHNTLDLNGVWGGGTFANATTNIPDLLGPGAGGAALGAVGFLSRSELANGGDFTQPVYKNPHRIYQFYAAQRLANLILRIRRNPATRTDTINIVAHSQGTIITMLANMLVKQADMAPADCVILNHSPYSLENRWLENGQPGHHQTDTARQQTFENFCRLMATNEKFAASGDGLMSAADQKALLDTMTLPRKAFSSSWYDTPLNQRNNFGKVYNYFSPHDGTVSLLPVQGFGWRGVSQKLADTIPNLRQRVFFQNGSVGHAPDGKPFRKPAAGKGDFAYSALTNASWDFGDVVANGEQLPEPFIFTLMGQPDPLDTQSDQNNAYKTPVSGNDEMVSYNAKAGAASHARRTKEEVFNCPPYDPFKHLQPGHVLTQREIDVLRNWRQMDIVSGKITGVNDANKKIVVRRNLTEAERHKLFTSSDDVMFSQHSSIVMSPKVPELAMAYDLAIGPCKSFDYEHGAFWRELIALADWRSWSTDSYARNYYRTGELPEPETKIFMNKPDQILPQGEFGVVNQFMNATRVIPARYPEVHNREVANLQWPMPPVQGFNTVPSEPRRKIG; via the coding sequence ATGAGTGAGTCATCTGATACGCAGAATGCCAACCCATTTGATCAGTCTCCAGAGCCACAAGATCCGCAAAGTTTCGGCGCACACAATAACCGTTACCTGGCACAGCAGTGTATCGGCGTTCCGGTAAATGCCGGTAAACCGATGTACACCACGAACTGCCCTGTTCACCGTCCAATGCCCGGAATTGTGATATTGGTTCATGGCGTCAATGACGTGGGGGAAGCCTATCAGAACCAGGAACGCGGCATCATCGAAGGGCTGAAAAAGCGGCTTGGCCGCGATGATTTATGGCCGCATGAGTGGGAAGAAAAAACCTACGAAATCCGTAATGCGGAAGGGGTAATGGAGGACTGTACCGATACACAGAAAAAGCAGATGGTCTGCACCAGCACCGCGGTGCGCTCACCGGTAATCCCGTTTTATTGGGGTTATCGTCCGGTAGATAAGGAAATATGGGAGGAAGACCAGCGAACGTATCGTGAGGCCATGCGCAACAGCGGCAACAGCCCACAAACTCCTTTACCGTATGATGCCTATCGCGAAAATGACCCGGCGATTCTGAAACGTTTCGGTGGCAAGCATGCGATGGACTACTTTCATAATACCCTGGACTTAAACGGTGTCTGGGGCGGTGGGACGTTCGCCAACGCCACAACAAACATCCCTGATTTGCTTGGGCCGGGGGCCGGAGGGGCGGCGCTGGGCGCAGTCGGATTTTTGAGTCGTAGCGAACTGGCAAACGGCGGTGACTTTACCCAGCCGGTCTACAAAAATCCGCACAGGATTTACCAGTTTTATGCAGCACAAAGGCTGGCAAACCTGATATTAAGAATTCGGCGTAACCCGGCTACTCGCACCGATACGATTAACATTGTGGCGCACAGTCAGGGCACCATTATCACCATGCTGGCAAACATGCTGGTTAAGCAGGCAGATATGGCACCGGCTGACTGCGTGATCCTCAATCACTCCCCGTATTCTCTGGAAAATCGTTGGCTTGAGAACGGCCAGCCTGGTCATCATCAGACCGATACCGCCCGGCAGCAAACCTTTGAGAACTTTTGCCGCCTGATGGCGACGAACGAGAAGTTCGCGGCCAGCGGCGATGGCCTGATGAGTGCCGCCGACCAGAAGGCGCTTCTCGATACGATGACGCTCCCGCGCAAGGCATTCAGTAGCAGCTGGTATGATACTCCGTTAAATCAGCGCAACAATTTCGGAAAGGTCTATAACTATTTTTCCCCGCATGACGGCACGGTATCCCTGCTGCCTGTACAGGGCTTTGGCTGGCGCGGTGTTTCTCAAAAGCTGGCCGACACCATCCCCAATTTACGCCAACGCGTATTTTTCCAGAACGGCAGCGTCGGCCATGCGCCGGACGGAAAACCGTTTCGTAAGCCTGCTGCGGGAAAAGGCGATTTCGCTTATTCAGCGCTGACGAACGCAAGCTGGGATTTTGGGGACGTGGTGGCCAATGGTGAACAACTGCCAGAGCCATTTATCTTCACGCTGATGGGGCAGCCAGACCCGCTCGATACCCAATCCGACCAAAACAACGCCTACAAAACCCCCGTTAGTGGTAATGACGAGATGGTTTCGTATAACGCGAAAGCTGGGGCAGCCAGCCATGCCCGGCGCACAAAAGAGGAAGTGTTCAACTGCCCGCCTTACGATCCCTTTAAACATCTTCAGCCCGGTCACGTTCTTACCCAGAGGGAAATTGATGTGCTCAGAAACTGGCGGCAAATGGATATCGTCAGCGGCAAAATCACCGGCGTAAACGACGCTAACAAAAAGATCGTCGTTCGCCGTAATTTGACCGAAGCCGAGCGGCATAAGCTATTCACCTCCTCTGACGATGTGATGTTCAGCCAGCATTCATCAATTGTCATGTCGCCTAAAGTACCGGAACTGGCGATGGCTTACGACCTGGCTATCGGCCCCTGCAAGTCGTTTGATTATGAGCATGGTGCATTCTGGCGGGAATTAATCGCATTGGCCGACTGGCGTAGTTGGTCAACAGATAGCTATGCCAGGAACTATTATCGGACAGGAGAGCTGCCGGAACCGGAAACCAAAATTTTCATGAACAAGCCCGATCAGATCTTACCGCAAGGGGAATTTGGCGTGGTGAACCAGTTTATGAATGCCACCCGCGTGATCCCGGCTCGTTATCCGGAAGTCCATAATCGTGAAGTAGCAAATCTGCAATGGCCGATGCCCCCGGTTCAAGGATTTAATACTGTTCCCTCTGAACCGAGAAGGAAAATCGGATGA
- a CDS encoding IS3 family transposase (programmed frameshift): MGTPRFTPEFKEEAVRQITERGYSVAEVSDRLGVSAHSLYKWLRAIKPDNSEQHARDLLEAKSEILKLRAQLKRTEEERDILKKGRAVLCKGARLKYRFINEHRTVWGVMTMCRVLNVARAGFYAWLHNPVSARDKDNQRLLTLIRDSYSLSGGVYGYRRVHGDLNEIGETCGKNRVGRIMQLNRIKAVRGYKAPRRIAGRPSVVAPNRVQRQFTVVRANQVWVTDITYIRTWQGWLYLAVVIDLFARNVVGWSMKPTLSRELALDALMMAVWRRKPDGEVIVHSDQGSQYGSDDWQRFCRANNLAPSMSRRGNCWDNAVAESFFSSLKKERIRKRIYKTRDLARADIFDYIEVFYNRSRRHRHLGGVSPEAFEQASS, translated from the exons ATGGGCACACCACGATTTACACCTGAATTTAAGGAAGAGGCTGTCCGTCAGATAACGGAACGCGGTTATTCCGTCGCCGAAGTATCTGACCGTCTGGGCGTTTCTGCACACAGCCTCTACAAGTGGCTACGGGCGATTAAACCCGATAACAGCGAGCAGCATGCCCGGGATTTACTGGAGGCCAAAAGCGAGATCCTGAAACTACGGGCGCAGCTAAAACGTACCGAAGAGGAACGGGATATTTTGA AAAAAGGCCGCGCGGTACTTTGCAAGGGAGCCCGACTGAAGTACCGCTTTATCAATGAGCACCGCACTGTATGGGGTGTGATGACGATGTGTCGGGTACTCAATGTCGCCCGGGCCGGGTTCTATGCGTGGCTGCACAACCCGGTCTCGGCACGTGATAAAGATAACCAGCGCCTGCTGACGCTTATCCGTGACTCATATTCACTGAGCGGAGGCGTATACGGTTACCGGCGGGTTCATGGCGACCTGAACGAAATCGGGGAAACCTGCGGCAAAAACCGGGTGGGTCGTATTATGCAACTGAACCGGATCAAAGCCGTACGCGGCTATAAAGCGCCGCGTCGTATCGCTGGTCGACCTTCAGTGGTTGCCCCGAATCGCGTGCAGCGGCAGTTTACTGTTGTCCGGGCCAATCAGGTCTGGGTCACCGACATCACTTACATCCGCACCTGGCAGGGCTGGTTGTATCTGGCGGTGGTTATCGATCTCTTCGCCCGTAACGTGGTCGGCTGGTCGATGAAACCCACTCTCTCACGCGAACTGGCGCTGGATGCGCTGATGATGGCGGTCTGGCGACGTAAACCCGACGGCGAGGTTATCGTGCACTCAGACCAGGGCAGCCAGTACGGCAGTGACGACTGGCAGCGCTTCTGCCGGGCCAATAACCTGGCTCCGAGCATGAGCCGGCGTGGCAACTGCTGGGATAATGCGGTGGCCGAATCGTTCTTCAGTTCACTGAAAAAAGAGCGCATCAGGAAGAGAATATACAAAACCCGGGATCTGGCCCGGGCGGATATCTTCGATTACATTGAAGTGTTCTATAACCGGTCCCGGCGCCACCGTCATCTCGGCGGCGTCAGTCCGGAGGCCTTTGAACAGGCCTCATCGTGA
- a CDS encoding PAAR domain-containing protein, whose product MNQRFILVGDTTTHGGTIIQGLYTHTVECVPMVITCHKFNCPQCGREATLIGSSHVTVNGQRRVLHGDTTTCGARVISRFKTGISETGAKG is encoded by the coding sequence ATGAATCAGCGATTTATTCTGGTGGGCGACACTACTACACACGGCGGCACAATCATTCAGGGCCTATACACGCACACGGTTGAATGTGTTCCAATGGTTATCACCTGTCATAAGTTCAATTGTCCCCAATGCGGCAGAGAGGCAACTTTAATCGGATCGAGTCATGTAACGGTTAATGGTCAGCGTCGGGTGCTGCATGGTGATACAACGACCTGCGGAGCCAGAGTAATTAGCCGTTTTAAAACGGGTATATCAGAAACGGGGGCGAAAGGATAA
- the mrcA gene encoding peptidoglycan glycosyltransferase/peptidoglycan DD-transpeptidase MrcA, giving the protein MKFVKYLLILAVCCILLGAGSIYGLYKFIEPQLPDVATLKDVRLQIPMQVYSADGELIAQYGEKRRIPLTLSQIPPVMVKAFIATEDSRFYEHHGVDPVGIFRAASIALFSGHASQGASTITQQLARNFFLSPERTLTRKIKEAFLAIRIEQMLSKDEILELYLNKIYLGYRAYGVGAAAQVYFGKPVDQLTLSEIAVIAGLPKAPSTFNPLYSLERATSRRNVVLSRMMSEGYITQSQYDEAHSQPIVANYHAPEIAFSAPYLSELVRQDMVSRYGDKAYEDGYKVYTTVTRKIQQGAQQAVRNNVMNYDMRHGYRGPSNVLWKVGEGAWDDKKIIDSLKSLPVYGPLFPAVVTQASPAEATALMADGTSVALNMEGMRWARPYRSDTSQGPTPRKVTDVVQAGQQIWVRKVDDAWWLGQVPDVNSALVSINPHDGAVMALVGGFDFNQSKFNRATQALRQVGSNIKPFLYTAAMDKGLTLASILNDVPISRWDAGAGSDWRPKNSPPQYAGPIRLRQGLGQSKNVVMVRAMRAMGVDYAAEYLQRFGFPAQNIVHTESLALGSASFTPMQVARGYSVMANGGFLVDPYFIAKIVNDSGDTVFEAKPKVACPDCDLPVIYGNTPKSDVLENKDVEDVATSQEQQNAAVPMPKLEQANNDLVAQTTAPDYAPHVINTPLTFLIKSALNTNIYGEPGWQGTGWRAGRDLKRRDIGGKTGTTNSSKDAWFSGYGPGVVTSVWIGFDDHRRNLGRTSASGAIKDQISGYEGGAKSAQPAWDDFMKVALDGVPEEPLTPPPGIVTVNIDRSTGQLANGGNSREEYFIEGTQPTQQAVHEMGTTIIDNGETHELF; this is encoded by the coding sequence GTGAAGTTCGTAAAGTATTTATTAATCCTTGCAGTCTGTTGCATTCTGCTGGGAGCCGGCTCGATTTACGGTTTGTACAAATTTATCGAGCCGCAGCTGCCCGATGTCGCCACACTGAAAGATGTGCGTCTGCAGATTCCAATGCAGGTCTACAGCGCTGACGGGGAATTAATTGCCCAGTACGGTGAGAAGCGTCGTATTCCGCTGACCCTCAGTCAGATCCCGCCCGTCATGGTGAAGGCATTTATTGCCACCGAAGACAGCCGTTTCTATGAGCACCATGGCGTTGACCCGGTGGGGATCTTCCGTGCGGCGAGCATTGCGCTGTTCTCAGGCCACGCATCCCAGGGCGCGAGTACCATTACTCAGCAGCTGGCGCGTAATTTCTTCCTGAGCCCCGAGCGCACGCTGACTCGTAAGATCAAAGAAGCCTTCCTCGCGATTCGTATTGAGCAGATGCTGAGCAAAGACGAAATTCTCGAGCTGTATCTGAATAAGATCTACCTCGGTTACCGCGCATACGGCGTGGGTGCCGCAGCACAGGTTTATTTCGGAAAACCTGTCGATCAGCTGACGCTCAGTGAAATCGCGGTCATTGCCGGTTTGCCTAAGGCACCGTCAACGTTTAACCCGCTGTATTCGCTTGAAAGAGCAACATCTCGTCGTAATGTCGTGCTCTCTCGTATGATGAGCGAGGGTTACATTACCCAGTCCCAGTACGATGAAGCCCACAGCCAGCCTATCGTTGCCAACTACCATGCCCCGGAAATCGCGTTCTCTGCGCCTTATCTGTCCGAACTGGTCCGTCAGGACATGGTTAGCCGCTACGGCGATAAAGCCTATGAAGACGGCTACAAGGTTTACACCACCGTTACCCGTAAGATTCAGCAGGGTGCGCAGCAGGCCGTGCGTAACAACGTGATGAACTACGACATGCGCCATGGCTACCGCGGCCCGTCTAACGTGCTATGGAAAGTAGGTGAAGGCGCATGGGACGATAAGAAGATTATCGACTCGCTGAAAAGCCTGCCGGTCTACGGCCCGCTGTTCCCGGCGGTTGTGACCCAGGCGAGCCCAGCGGAAGCCACGGCACTGATGGCCGACGGCACGTCAGTGGCGCTGAACATGGAAGGCATGCGCTGGGCGCGACCGTACCGTTCAGATACTTCGCAAGGCCCAACGCCGCGCAAAGTCACCGACGTGGTACAGGCAGGGCAGCAAATCTGGGTTCGCAAGGTTGATGACGCATGGTGGTTAGGCCAGGTGCCGGACGTCAACTCCGCGCTGGTGTCTATCAACCCGCACGACGGTGCCGTGATGGCGCTGGTCGGCGGCTTCGACTTTAACCAGAGCAAATTTAACCGTGCTACTCAGGCGCTACGCCAGGTTGGATCGAACATCAAACCGTTCCTCTACACCGCGGCAATGGATAAAGGCCTGACGCTGGCGAGCATTCTCAACGATGTGCCTATTTCCCGTTGGGATGCCGGTGCCGGTTCCGACTGGCGTCCGAAGAACTCCCCGCCGCAGTACGCCGGGCCGATTCGTCTTCGTCAGGGTTTAGGCCAGTCGAAGAACGTGGTCATGGTTCGTGCAATGCGTGCAATGGGCGTGGATTATGCAGCCGAGTACCTGCAACGCTTCGGCTTCCCGGCACAGAACATCGTGCACACGGAATCCCTGGCGCTGGGCTCCGCGTCGTTTACGCCAATGCAGGTGGCCCGCGGTTACTCGGTAATGGCAAACGGCGGCTTCCTGGTCGACCCTTACTTCATTGCGAAGATTGTGAACGACAGCGGCGACACCGTGTTTGAGGCCAAACCGAAAGTTGCCTGTCCGGACTGCGATCTGCCGGTGATTTACGGCAATACGCCAAAATCTGACGTGCTGGAAAATAAGGACGTTGAGGATGTTGCAACGTCCCAGGAACAGCAAAACGCCGCCGTGCCGATGCCAAAACTGGAGCAGGCCAATAACGATTTGGTTGCGCAGACTACCGCGCCAGACTACGCGCCCCACGTGATTAACACGCCGCTGACCTTCCTGATTAAAAGCGCGCTTAACACCAATATTTACGGTGAGCCGGGCTGGCAGGGTACGGGCTGGCGCGCAGGTCGCGATCTGAAGCGCCGCGATATCGGCGGTAAAACAGGCACCACCAACAGCTCGAAAGATGCCTGGTTCTCCGGCTACGGTCCTGGCGTAGTGACTTCCGTGTGGATTGGTTTTGACGATCACCGTCGCAATCTGGGCCGCACTTCTGCAAGCGGCGCCATTAAAGACCAGATCTCCGGCTATGAAGGCGGCGCGAAGAGTGCGCAGCCAGCATGGGATGATTTCATGAAGGTGGCGCTGGACGGCGTACCGGAAGAGCCGCTGACGCCGCCGCCGGGCATCGTGACGGTGAATATCGACCGCAGCACGGGCCAGCTGGCCAACGGCGGTAACAGCCGCGAAGAGTATTTCATTGAGGGCACGCAGCCAACGCAGCAGGCGGTGCATGAAATGGGTACCACGATTATCGATAACGGCGAGACGCACGAGCTGTTCTGA
- the pilM gene encoding pilus assembly protein PilM, whose product MPNSQANDTEIVTMVINTWQIGLEIQREMLCAVAVQRQRQGWQLRHWWQLPVPEHTFRDGVVQSSESLIKVLAQWRRELPLRHQLRVAFPSQRTLQRPVPAPDNRLREPEREAYLAAAAARQLQMSPAQLSWDYEIQPQDADKRLVTAARRSDVDALLHCFTKQRLFPATLTPAASVLSALSKCCQPDTPRLLVHREVDHWLWATTDEPAEWGWVDSRQAATFADLCLHLHAAPHEIALSSSLPEPLPPGVQLLDAWRALARLQPPLPRHGGCFTVAIALAIGRICR is encoded by the coding sequence ATGCCAAATTCGCAAGCAAACGATACGGAGATCGTCACTATGGTTATCAATACCTGGCAAATAGGCCTGGAAATTCAACGGGAAATGCTGTGCGCCGTGGCCGTTCAGCGGCAGCGTCAGGGCTGGCAGCTACGCCACTGGTGGCAGCTCCCTGTGCCTGAGCACACCTTCCGCGATGGCGTGGTGCAGTCATCAGAAAGCTTGATTAAAGTGTTGGCGCAGTGGCGGCGGGAACTCCCCTTACGCCATCAGCTCCGCGTTGCCTTTCCTTCACAGCGTACCCTGCAACGGCCCGTCCCCGCCCCTGATAACCGTCTGCGGGAGCCGGAGCGCGAGGCTTATCTCGCCGCCGCAGCTGCCAGGCAACTTCAGATGTCCCCAGCACAGCTTAGCTGGGATTACGAGATACAGCCTCAGGATGCCGATAAGCGTCTGGTCACCGCAGCCCGGCGCAGCGATGTGGATGCGCTTCTTCATTGCTTCACAAAACAAAGGCTTTTTCCTGCGACGCTGACGCCCGCTGCCAGCGTCCTGTCCGCGCTGAGCAAATGTTGTCAGCCGGACACTCCCCGGCTGCTGGTGCACAGGGAAGTCGACCACTGGCTGTGGGCCACAACAGACGAGCCTGCGGAGTGGGGGTGGGTGGATAGCCGCCAGGCCGCAACCTTCGCCGATCTCTGTCTGCATCTGCACGCTGCACCGCATGAAATCGCCCTCAGTAGTTCGCTACCGGAGCCGTTGCCACCGGGAGTACAGCTTCTCGATGCCTGGCGGGCGCTGGCGCGTTTGCAACCTCCGCTGCCGCGGCACGGCGGTTGCTTCACCGTTGCTATTGCTCTGGCAATCGGGCGGATTTGTCGATGA